The sequence ccctccgacagtgcagcactccctcagtactgtagcaGGAGTGTCGGCATGGATTATaagctcaagtctcttgagtgggacttaAATTCACATCAGTGACCTTCTGACTCACAAGGTGAGAGGCCACAGGTGACATTTTCACAGTCACTTCCATTATcatatagaatcataaaaatttacggcAGAGAAGgcaaccatttggcccatcatgtctgtgcaggccgaaaaagagctacccagcctaatcccaccttccagctctaggtccatagccttataggttacagcactttgagtgcatatccaagtacttttttaatgtgatgggtttctgcctctaccaccctttcagggagtgagcTCCAGGCCCCCACCATCTCTATTTCTcagggcaacaacaacaacttttatttatataatgcctttaacaaagtgaaacatcccaagctgcttcataggagtattatgaaatttaaaaaattgacaccgagccgcataaggagaaattagggcagatgaccaaaagagagggaggttttgaggagtatcttgaaggaggaaagaggtgtacagaagtagagaggtttagggagagagttccagagcttggggcgcaggcaacagaaggcacagccaccaatggttgagcaattataatcagggatgctcaagatggcagtcttagaggagcgcagacatctttgagggggggggggtcatttgtggggttggaggagattacagagatagcgaaagGCAAGGCTAtgttgggatttgaaaacaaggatgagaattttgaaatcgaggcgttgcttaaccgggaaccaatgtaggtcagcaggcacaggggtgatgaatgagcgggacttggtgcgagttaggagaatGTTGGAATGCATTGTGAATGGTGCGTCTTATAACAGTGATTAGTGATACAGCAGCCGCACTGTGTTGTGCTAATGTTACTGCAGCTCACCTGGGGAGACCTCCCATTTCAGGTTAGCATTGGGCGTGCTTAGGTTTGGGGTTATGCTTATGATTGGGGGGGGGCTTAGGTTTAGGTGTTTGCATTAGGTTatggtgttagggttagcgttttgAAACATGGGAATTATTTGTGTTGTACAAGATCTGAGCTGGCATCTTCACAGTTACCTCTGCGTTGCCTGCAGAAAATGCTATTGACCACTACTGTGCATCCAACATTTAAATCCAGTGAGATCATTTTAAAACAAGACATGGAAGTTAATGAGATCAGTGGGACAATGCAGGCAGAGATTCGTGAGTGCACACAGAGATAGTCACTGTGGCATCCCTGTGACACCACCAGCCTTCACTCATGCCCTTCTCTGTCTCCTTAATTCCAAGTGGGTTCTGCTCAGCCAGCCTTAGCTTATTCCCTACACGATGATATCGTGAGGCACAGCTAGGAAAGGAAATGGCTACTTTGGAAAAATTGGGTTTATTGGGGCATCAAGTCTGTCAGAGCAAAGGTTCACCAGTTTGGCATCTTCATTTGAACCCATCAATTGGATTAATGCCTTAAAGGAGCAGTGTTCTATTCTTTTCTGGAAAGTGTATTGCATGACTGTGTATCTCTTAAACCTGTGTATTAATTTTTCCTCTGCTTGTCATCGATACACCAACAGGAGAGGATTAATGGCAATCCAGATTTATCAAAAATAATCTGCAGTTGGTTAGTATCTGTACAGGGAAATGCTGTGTCCCAGGGTcccacggggcccagaagagccgagggcccaggggcaacacgggccagcccacactgcgatatgtgtgcgcactaggtccatgcagcagagcagatctccagtcgtcctggttaacccttgtcactgaatAAAGGCTTAgcgctgtcgagcccgtgtggtgactggtgtgcaacagtcaccacacattaaaaaaatccatgcacaggcatcttccactccttcaattggagttcaggactggaatattgggtccttcattgaaacatctgtgaactcatgtagaagaaacaagtcatcctcgttcgagggactgcctatgatgatgagatcacATTATTACACCTGGAAGGGATGTTAATTGGTCAGTGTAATCATATGttgtatttatttttaatttacagTCTCTTCAGACGGAACAAAGTTTTACATCCaggaaatggactgtgatccccAAGAGTTGAAGGAGTCGATGTTTAATAATTTCAGCGAGTGTGAGGATTGGGACGAGAGGGACTTTGAGGGGGCAGACGTGAAGGACATGAGAGTGGAGGCCGAGGCAGTGGTCAATGACGTCAACTTCGCTGTTAGCCACATGGCTGTCTCGAAAAGCCTCCCAATTGGAGAAGATGTTGCCTATATTAACGTAGAAACAAAGGAGAGGAACAGATACTGCCTCGAGCTGACTGAAGCAGGACTCCGGGTGAGAACTGACTGGTACCCGCTCACACTAAAATGGTTTTCATCTGGGCAAAGATTCTCTAGTCTTATTTAGATTTTACTATCTTATCCCTCCTTAATAAAGCCTCTTACTTTATTTTGACTTGGAAGAGCACCAAGGTGTTTCTTACAAGAAGTCTTGCAGTTACTGTAAGGAATGGTGTGCGCATACTGTATCTATTTTTGTAAAAATAACCCAAATCTTCCTCTTTAGCCCCACAGGACATGTGTGGGTGAGCCCATGTAAGTGCCCCCTGACTCAGTTACTCCCTGATTTATCTGAAAGAGCTcatcaaaactctgctgcttgtatcctaactcgcaccaagtcccgttcacccatccctccctgtgctcgctgacctacattggcgcccggtccgacaatgcctcgatttcaaaattctcatccttgttttcaaatccctccatggccttgttcccctctacctctgtaacctcctccagtcctacaacccgccgagatctctgcgctcctctaattctggcctcttgcgtatcaccTATTttgattgctccaccattggcggcccggccttcagctgcctgggccctaagttctggaattctctccgcctttctacctctttttcctcctttaagacgctccttaaaacttatctctttggccttgcctttggtcatctgttctaatatctccttgtgtggatcGCTGCTgtgccttggtatgttttactatgttaaaaggtgttgtataaatgcatgtttttgTTTGCACAAAcactcccctcatcccaggaaattATAGCTGGTGTGCTCAAGCATTCTTCCCCTCTCCCTAGCCTACCTGGCAATCGAGGGGCACTGTGTTCTCCAAATTGCAGAAAATGTCAAATGCTGAAGGTCTTGAGACAAACGTAGGTACATTGCCGAGGGATATATGCTGTTCAAGTTACTGGGATCTACATGCTGCACTGGCTGTACAGGCTGTGAGTTAGATGGGTAAGGGCAGTAGGGTGGGAGTGAGAAGGACGAACAATAGggtgggagtgggattaattggcaaGCTCTTTCAAAACACCTGTTGGGCCTCAGCTggcgtattgtgcccaattctgggcaccacaccttcggatggatgtcaaggccttagagaggagatttactagaatggtaacaCGGATGCAGGTCTTCAGTTACGTCGAGACTAGAGAAAtttgggttgttttccttagagcagagaaggttaatgggagatttaatagaggtattcaaaatcatgaagggttttgagcgAGTAAATAAAGGGACActttccagtggtagaagggtcggtaagcagagggcacagatgtaaggtaattggcaaa is a genomic window of Pristiophorus japonicus isolate sPriJap1 chromosome 4, sPriJap1.hap1, whole genome shotgun sequence containing:
- the gskip gene encoding GSK3-beta interaction protein produces the protein MDCDPQELKESMFNNFSECEDWDERDFEGADVKDMRVEAEAVVNDVNFAVSHMAVSKSLPIGEDVAYINVETKERNRYCLELTEAGLRVVAYGFDQVDESLSMQYHETIYSLLDSLSPAYREAFGNALLQRLEALKEGQE